Proteins encoded together in one Coffea arabica cultivar ET-39 chromosome 2c, Coffea Arabica ET-39 HiFi, whole genome shotgun sequence window:
- the LOC113724243 gene encoding germin-like protein subfamily T member 1 — MAYQSAYNMNYQILLCLILFSLVLLLPLPSHSADPSPLQDFCVADLDSSLYINGFPCKNPDNVSSQDFFANGFQQSPGEFNIFDVNVTRQDVQRFPGLNTLGLSMNRVVLKPGGLNAPHVHPRAAELALVMDGKLFVGFVTTGNVFYWKIVTSGELFVIPPGLVHFQLNIGHENARFFASFNSQNPGIQFAPLALFNSTPSIPDLVLSKAFQVNQSIIELIKSRFATVSTVSTVLKSSY; from the coding sequence ATGGCATACCAGAGCGCCTACAATATGAATTACCAGATACTACTATGCTTGATACTCTTCTCCCTAGTCCTTCTCCTGCCACTGCCATCCCATTCTGCTGATCCAAGCCCATTGCAAGATTTCTGCGTTGCAGATCTTGATTCCTCTTTATACATTAATGGCTTTCCGTGCAAAAACCCTGATAACGTATCTTCACAAGACTTCTTCGCCAATGGGTTCCAACAAAGTCCAGgagaattcaatatttttgaCGTCAATGTCACTCGCCAAGATGTTCAGCGATTTCCAGGACTCAACACTCTAGGGCTGTCAATGAACCGAGTGGTTTTGAAGCCTGGAGGGCTGAATGCACCCCACGTCCACCCTCGTGCAGCCGAGCTGGCTCTAGTCATGGATGGAAAACTGTTTGTAGGCTTTGTGACAACCGGAAACGTTTTCTACTGGAAAATTGTGACTTCAGGAGAGTTGTTTGTGATTCCTCCTGGGCTAGTGCACTTCCAACTGAATATTGGACACGAGAACGCACGCTTCTTCGCCTCGTTCAACAGTCAAAATCCAGGGATTCAGTTCGCCCCCCTTGCTCTTTTTAACTCCACGCCTTCGATTCCTGATCTCGTGTTGAGTAAAGCATTTCAAGTAAATCAAAGTATCATTGAGCTCATTAAGTCTAGGTTTGCAACTGTGTCGACTGTGTCGACCGTGCTTAAGTCATCTTACTAA